From one Enterobacter kobei genomic stretch:
- the nudB gene encoding dihydroneopterin triphosphate diphosphatase, which produces MQYKRPVSVLVVIYAQDTKRVLMLQRRDDPDFWQSVTGSLEEGETASQAALREVKEEVVIDVVQEQLTLVDCQRTVEFEIFTHLRHRYAPGIERNTESWFCLALPHERQIVFTEHLTYRWLDAPAAAALTKSWSNRQAIEEFVINAA; this is translated from the coding sequence ATGCAATATAAGCGTCCCGTTTCCGTGCTGGTGGTGATTTACGCGCAGGACACGAAACGGGTGCTGATGTTGCAGCGACGCGACGATCCGGATTTCTGGCAGTCGGTAACCGGCAGCCTGGAAGAGGGGGAAACCGCGTCGCAGGCCGCCCTGCGTGAAGTAAAGGAAGAGGTCGTCATTGACGTTGTGCAAGAGCAACTGACCTTAGTCGACTGTCAGCGCACGGTGGAGTTTGAGATCTTTACTCATTTGCGTCATCGCTACGCGCCGGGTATTGAGCGCAACACAGAATCCTGGTTCTGTCTTGCGCTGCCCCATGAGCGGCAGATTGTGTTTACGGAACACCTGACCTACCGCTGGCTTGATGCGCCCGCTGCGGCGGCATTAACCAAATCATGGAGCAACCGGCAGGCGATTGAAGAATTTGTAATTAACGCCGCCTGA
- a CDS encoding YebC/PmpR family DNA-binding transcriptional regulator, which produces MAGHSKWANTKHRKAAQDAKRGKIFTKIIRELVTAARLGGGDPGSNPRLRAAIDKALSNNMTRDTLNRAIARGVGGDEDNNMETIIYEGYGPGGTAVMVECLSDNRNRTVAEVRHAFNKCGGNLGTDGSVAYLFSKKGVISFEKGDEDTIMEAALEAGAEDVMTFDDGAIDVYTAWEEMGAVKDALEAAGLKADAAEVSMIPSTKADMDAETAPKLLRLIDMLEDCDDVQEVYHNGEISDEVAATLE; this is translated from the coding sequence ATGGCAGGTCATAGTAAATGGGCCAACACCAAACACCGCAAAGCGGCACAGGATGCCAAACGCGGTAAGATCTTTACTAAAATTATTCGCGAGCTGGTGACCGCTGCCCGTCTGGGCGGGGGCGATCCAGGTTCAAACCCGCGTCTGCGTGCCGCTATCGATAAAGCGTTGTCGAACAACATGACCCGTGACACCTTAAACCGCGCCATCGCGCGTGGTGTGGGCGGTGATGAAGACAACAACATGGAAACCATCATTTATGAAGGTTACGGTCCTGGCGGCACCGCGGTAATGGTTGAATGCCTCTCCGACAACCGTAACCGTACGGTGGCTGAAGTGCGTCACGCGTTCAACAAATGCGGCGGCAACCTCGGCACTGACGGCTCTGTAGCCTACCTGTTCAGTAAGAAAGGCGTCATCTCTTTTGAAAAGGGCGACGAAGACACCATCATGGAAGCTGCGCTGGAAGCCGGTGCGGAAGACGTGATGACCTTCGACGACGGCGCGATCGACGTTTATACCGCCTGGGAAGAGATGGGTGCGGTGAAAGATGCGCTGGAAGCGGCTGGCCTGAAAGCCGACGCGGCTGAAGTGTCCATGATCCCGTCCACCAAAGCGGATATGGATGCCGAAACGGCGCCGAAACTGCTGCGCCTGATCGACATGCTGGAAGACTGCGATGACGTACAGGAAGTCTACCATAACGGCGAGATCTCTGATGAGGTTGCGGCAACGTTAGAATGA
- the ruvC gene encoding crossover junction endodeoxyribonuclease RuvC — protein MSIILGIDPGSRITGYGVIRQVGRQLTYLGSGCIRTKVDDLPSRLKLIYAGVTEIITQFQPDYFAIEQVFMAKNADSALKLGQARGVAIVAAVNQDLPVFEYAARQVKQTVVGTGSAEKSQVQHMVRTLLKLPANPQADAADALAIAITHCHVSQNAVQISDTRLSLARGRLR, from the coding sequence ATGTCGATTATTCTCGGTATTGACCCCGGCTCACGCATCACCGGTTATGGCGTTATCCGTCAGGTCGGTAGGCAGCTGACCTACCTCGGCAGCGGCTGTATTCGTACCAAAGTCGATGATTTACCGTCCCGTCTGAAGCTGATTTATGCGGGCGTGACGGAAATCATCACCCAGTTCCAGCCGGACTATTTCGCCATCGAGCAGGTGTTCATGGCGAAAAACGCCGATTCGGCGCTGAAACTGGGGCAGGCGCGGGGCGTGGCGATTGTCGCCGCTGTTAACCAGGATCTACCCGTGTTTGAATATGCCGCAAGGCAGGTTAAACAGACGGTGGTGGGGACCGGTAGCGCCGAGAAAAGTCAGGTGCAGCATATGGTGCGTACCCTGTTGAAACTGCCGGCGAATCCTCAGGCTGACGCCGCCGATGCGCTGGCGATCGCCATCACGCATTGTCACGTCAGCCAGAACGCGGTGCAAATCAGCGACACCCGGCTCAGTCTGGCGCGCGGGCGATTGCGATAA
- the ruvA gene encoding Holliday junction branch migration protein RuvA, translating to MIGRLRGIILEKQPPLVLLETGGVGYEVHMPMTCFYELPDAGQEAIVFTQFVVREDAQLLYGFNNKQERTLFRELIKTNGVGPKLALAILSGMSAQQFVNAVEREDPVALTKLPGIGKKTAERLIVEMKDRFKGLHGDLFTPASDLVLASPAGPAEDDAEQEAVAALVALGYKPQEASRMVSKIAQPGASSENLIREALRAAM from the coding sequence GTGATAGGCAGACTCAGAGGCATTATTCTCGAAAAACAACCCCCGCTGGTACTGCTTGAGACGGGTGGCGTAGGCTATGAAGTGCATATGCCAATGACCTGCTTTTATGAACTGCCGGATGCCGGTCAGGAAGCCATCGTTTTTACGCAGTTTGTGGTACGCGAAGACGCGCAGCTGCTGTACGGCTTTAACAATAAGCAGGAACGTACGCTGTTTCGCGAACTGATCAAAACTAACGGCGTCGGGCCGAAGCTGGCGCTGGCCATTCTTTCCGGTATGTCTGCCCAGCAATTCGTGAATGCCGTTGAGCGCGAAGATCCCGTGGCGCTGACCAAATTACCGGGTATCGGTAAGAAAACGGCGGAACGCCTGATTGTCGAAATGAAAGACCGCTTCAAAGGGCTGCATGGCGATCTGTTCACTCCCGCCAGCGATCTGGTGCTGGCATCGCCAGCGGGTCCTGCGGAAGACGATGCGGAGCAGGAAGCAGTTGCTGCGCTGGTGGCGCTGGGCTATAAACCTCAGGAAGCCAGCCGCATGGTGAGTAAAATTGCTCAGCCGGGTGCGAGCAGTGAGAACCTGATCCGTGAAGCGCTCCGCGCTGCAATGTGA
- the ruvB gene encoding Holliday junction branch migration DNA helicase RuvB: MIEADRLVSAVNLTPEEAVDRAIRPKLLDEYIGQPQVRSQMEIFIQAAKLRGDALDHLLIFGPPGLGKTTLANIVANEMGVNLRTTSGPVLEKAGDLAAMLTNLEPHDVLFIDEIHRLSPVVEEVLYPAMEDYQLDIMIGEGPAARSIKIDLPPFTLIGATTRAGSLTSPLRDRFGIVQRLEFYQVADLQHIVGRSARFMGLELSEEGAYEVAKRSRGTPRIANRLLRRVRDFAEVKHDGTISLEIAAQALDMLNVDAEGFDYMDRKLLLAVIDKFFGGPVGLDNLAAAIGEERETIEDVLEPFLIQQGFLQRTPRGRMATIRAWDHFGITPPAMP; this comes from the coding sequence ATGATTGAAGCAGACCGTCTCGTTTCGGCCGTAAACCTGACGCCCGAAGAAGCGGTGGATCGTGCGATCCGCCCTAAACTGCTCGACGAGTATATCGGTCAGCCGCAGGTACGCTCGCAGATGGAGATCTTTATTCAGGCGGCGAAACTGCGCGGCGATGCGCTGGATCATCTGCTGATTTTCGGCCCGCCTGGGCTTGGGAAAACCACGCTGGCGAATATTGTCGCCAATGAAATGGGCGTTAACCTGCGCACCACATCCGGCCCGGTACTGGAAAAGGCCGGCGATCTGGCCGCCATGCTGACCAACCTTGAACCTCACGATGTGCTGTTTATCGATGAGATCCACCGCCTGTCGCCGGTGGTGGAAGAGGTGCTTTATCCGGCGATGGAGGATTATCAGCTGGATATTATGATCGGCGAAGGCCCGGCGGCACGCTCGATCAAAATCGACCTACCGCCCTTTACGCTGATTGGCGCAACCACCCGCGCTGGCTCCCTGACGTCTCCGCTGCGTGACCGTTTCGGCATCGTACAGCGACTGGAGTTTTATCAGGTGGCCGATTTACAGCATATCGTCGGGCGCAGTGCGCGCTTTATGGGGCTGGAGCTGAGCGAAGAGGGCGCGTATGAAGTGGCGAAACGCTCCCGTGGTACACCGCGTATCGCCAACCGTTTGCTGCGTCGCGTGCGCGACTTCGCAGAGGTGAAGCACGACGGCACCATATCGCTTGAGATCGCCGCACAGGCGCTCGATATGCTTAATGTCGATGCGGAAGGTTTTGATTATATGGACCGCAAGCTGCTGCTGGCGGTGATCGATAAGTTCTTTGGCGGCCCCGTTGGGCTGGATAACCTTGCGGCAGCCATTGGCGAAGAGCGGGAAACCATCGAGGACGTGCTGGAGCCGTTTCTTATCCAGCAGGGCTTTTTACAACGGACGCCACGCGGACGCATGGCGACGATCAGAGCCTGGGATCACTTCGGCATTACGCCACCGGCTATGCCTTAG
- the znuB gene encoding zinc ABC transporter permease subunit ZnuB: MIELLLPGWLAGIMLACAAGPLGSFVVWRRMSYFGDTLAHASLLGVAFGLMLDVNPFYAVIAVTLLIAGGLVWLEKRPHLAIDTLLGIMAHSALSLGLVVVSLMSNIRVDLMAYLFGDLLAVTPEDLISIAIGVSVVIAILLSQWRNLLSMTVSPDLAFVDGVKLQRVKLLLMLVTALTIGVAMKFVGALIITSLLIIPAATARRFARTPEQMAGVAVGMGVVAVTGGLTFSAFYDTPAGPSVVLCAAVLFILSMLKKPAM, from the coding sequence ATGATTGAATTATTACTCCCCGGCTGGCTGGCCGGGATTATGCTGGCCTGCGCCGCCGGGCCGCTCGGCTCGTTCGTTGTCTGGCGTCGGATGTCCTATTTTGGCGATACGCTGGCGCATGCGTCACTGCTGGGCGTGGCTTTTGGTCTGATGCTGGACGTCAATCCCTTCTATGCGGTGATTGCCGTCACGCTGCTGATTGCGGGGGGGCTGGTGTGGCTGGAAAAGCGTCCGCACCTCGCCATTGATACCCTGCTGGGTATTATGGCGCACAGTGCGCTGTCGCTGGGTCTGGTGGTGGTGAGCCTGATGTCGAATATCCGCGTCGACCTGATGGCCTATCTGTTTGGCGATCTGCTCGCCGTCACGCCGGAAGATCTGATCTCCATCGCCATCGGTGTCAGCGTGGTGATTGCCATTCTGCTCAGCCAGTGGCGCAACCTGCTGTCGATGACGGTGAGTCCGGACCTGGCGTTTGTGGATGGCGTGAAGCTGCAACGGGTGAAATTACTGCTGATGCTGGTCACCGCCCTGACCATCGGGGTGGCAATGAAGTTTGTCGGCGCGCTGATTATTACGTCGTTGCTGATCATCCCTGCCGCCACCGCCCGTCGTTTCGCGCGGACGCCGGAGCAGATGGCCGGGGTTGCCGTTGGAATGGGCGTTGTCGCCGTGACCGGCGGGTTAACTTTCTCTGCCTTTTACGACACCCCTGCTGGTCCGTCGGTGGTGCTGTGTGCCGCGGTGCTGTTTATTCTCAGCATGCTGAAAAAGCCCGCCATGTAA
- the znuC gene encoding zinc ABC transporter ATP-binding protein ZnuC produces MTNLVSLEKVSVSFGQRRVLSDISLELKPGKILTLLGPNGAGKSTLVRVVLGLVAADAGVIKRDKQLRIGYVPQKLHLDATLPLTVSRFLRLRPATRKADILPALKRVQAGHLIDAPMQKLSGGETQRVLLARALLNRPQLLVLDEPTQGVDVNGQVALYDLIDQLRRELDCAVLMVSHDLHLVMAKTDEVLCLNHHICCSGTPEVVSMHPEFISMFGPRGAEQLGIYRHNHNHRHDLQGRIVLRRGNRHS; encoded by the coding sequence ATGACGAATTTAGTTTCACTGGAAAAAGTATCGGTTTCTTTTGGTCAACGCCGCGTGCTGTCTGACATTTCGCTTGAACTGAAACCGGGAAAGATTTTAACGCTGCTGGGGCCAAATGGCGCCGGTAAATCGACGCTCGTACGCGTGGTGTTAGGCCTCGTGGCAGCGGATGCAGGGGTGATCAAACGCGATAAACAGCTGCGTATTGGCTACGTGCCGCAAAAGTTGCATCTGGATGCCACGCTGCCGTTAACCGTCAGCCGCTTTTTGCGCCTGCGTCCGGCAACCCGTAAAGCCGATATTTTGCCTGCCCTCAAACGCGTGCAGGCCGGGCACCTCATTGACGCGCCGATGCAGAAACTCTCCGGCGGCGAAACCCAGCGGGTGCTGCTGGCACGCGCGCTGCTGAACCGTCCGCAACTGCTGGTGCTGGATGAACCCACCCAGGGCGTGGACGTCAACGGTCAGGTGGCGCTGTACGATCTTATCGACCAGTTGCGTCGCGAACTGGATTGCGCCGTGTTAATGGTCTCCCACGATCTGCACCTCGTGATGGCGAAAACCGATGAAGTGCTGTGCCTGAATCATCACATCTGCTGTTCCGGCACGCCGGAAGTGGTCTCCATGCATCCGGAGTTTATTTCGATGTTCGGCCCGCGCGGCGCTGAGCAGCTCGGTATTTACCGCCATAACCATAATCATCGTCACGATCTGCAGGGCCGCATTGTGCTGCGTCGGGGGAATAGACACTCATGA
- the znuA gene encoding zinc ABC transporter substrate-binding protein ZnuA codes for MLHKNTLLCAAVSAALWAGMSTVANAAVVTSLKPIGFIASAITDGVTTTEVLLPDGASEHDYALRPSDVKRLQSADLVVWVGPDMEAFMQKTTQKIPAAKQVVMAELPGVKPLLMKGANDDDDDHDGGHDHGEKGDDHHHHGEYNMHIWLSPDVARLAAVAIHQKLVEVMPQSRAKLDANLKDFEAQLAQTDEQVGKELAPVKGKGYFVFHDAYGYFEKHYGLTSLGHFTVNPEIQPGAQRLHEIRTQLVEQKATCVFAEPQFRPAVIEAVARGTSVRMGTLDPLGTSIKLSKASYPQFLTQLANQYSGCLKGE; via the coding sequence ATGTTACATAAAAATACGCTTCTTTGCGCAGCGGTTTCCGCTGCTTTATGGGCCGGTATGAGTACCGTCGCAAACGCCGCCGTAGTCACCTCCCTCAAGCCAATCGGTTTTATTGCTTCGGCCATTACCGACGGGGTGACGACCACGGAAGTGCTGCTTCCTGATGGTGCATCCGAGCATGATTATGCGCTGCGTCCTTCTGATGTAAAACGCTTACAGAGCGCGGACTTAGTTGTCTGGGTTGGACCTGACATGGAAGCCTTCATGCAAAAGACCACGCAGAAGATCCCGGCCGCGAAACAAGTGGTCATGGCGGAGCTGCCCGGCGTGAAGCCCTTGCTGATGAAAGGGGCCAACGATGACGATGACGATCATGATGGCGGCCACGACCATGGTGAAAAAGGTGACGACCATCACCACCATGGCGAATACAACATGCATATTTGGCTTTCACCAGACGTAGCGCGGCTGGCAGCGGTTGCAATCCATCAAAAATTAGTGGAAGTTATGCCGCAAAGTCGAGCCAAACTTGACGCCAACCTGAAGGATTTTGAGGCACAATTAGCCCAGACCGATGAGCAGGTTGGTAAAGAGCTGGCACCGGTGAAAGGTAAAGGGTACTTCGTTTTTCATGACGCCTACGGCTACTTTGAAAAACATTATGGTCTGACCTCGCTCGGCCATTTTACCGTTAACCCTGAAATTCAGCCTGGTGCTCAGCGTTTACATGAAATCAGAACACAGTTGGTTGAGCAAAAAGCAACCTGCGTTTTTGCTGAGCCACAGTTCAGGCCGGCCGTAATTGAAGCTGTTGCGAGAGGTACCTCAGTACGTATGGGGACCCTGGATCCGCTTGGAACCAGTATCAAATTGAGTAAAGCGAGCTATCCCCAGTTCCTGACTCAACTCGCAAACCAGTATTCAGGCTGCCTGAAAGGAGAATAA
- the mepM gene encoding murein DD-endopeptidase MepM has product MQQIARAVSLAFNNLPRPHRVMLGSLTVLTLAVAVWRPYVYHPHSQSAPIVKTIALEKSEIRSLLPEASEPIDQTMPDEVEAIPQDELDDKTANETGVHEYVVSTGDTLSSILNQYGIDMGDISLLATADKDLRNLKIGQQISWTLNDAGELQRMTWEMSRRETRTYDRVDGGFKMSAEIQKGDWVNATMNGTVGGSFVSSARDAGLTSAEISAVIKAMQWQMDFRKLKKGDEFSVLMSREMLDGKREQSQLLGVRLRSEGKDYYAIRAEDGKFYDRNGTGLAKGFMRFPTSKQFRVSSNFNPRRLNPVTGRVAPHKGVDFAMPQGTPVLSVGDGEVVVAKRSGAAGYYVAIRHGRTYTTRYMHLRKLLVKEGQKVKRGDRIALSGNTGRSTGPHLHYEVWINQQAVNPLTAKLPRTEGLTGSDRRDYLAQVKEVIPQLRFD; this is encoded by the coding sequence GTGCAACAGATAGCCCGCGCGGTCAGCCTGGCGTTTAATAATCTGCCACGGCCCCATCGCGTTATGCTGGGGTCTCTTACTGTTCTCACATTAGCGGTCGCCGTCTGGCGACCCTATGTCTATCATCCCCATTCCCAGTCCGCGCCTATTGTAAAAACCATCGCGCTGGAAAAAAGTGAAATCCGTTCTTTACTCCCGGAAGCCAGTGAACCTATCGATCAGACCATGCCGGATGAAGTGGAAGCCATTCCGCAGGATGAGCTGGACGATAAAACGGCGAACGAAACGGGCGTGCACGAATATGTCGTTTCCACCGGCGACACCCTCAGCAGTATTCTGAATCAGTACGGTATCGATATGGGCGACATCAGCCTGCTCGCGACCGCCGATAAAGATCTACGTAACCTGAAAATCGGCCAGCAGATCTCCTGGACGCTGAATGATGCCGGTGAACTGCAGCGCATGACATGGGAAATGTCGCGCCGCGAAACCCGTACCTACGATCGCGTTGACGGCGGCTTTAAAATGAGCGCCGAAATTCAGAAGGGCGACTGGGTTAATGCCACCATGAACGGCACCGTTGGCGGCAGCTTTGTCAGCAGCGCCAGAGATGCCGGCCTGACCAGCGCAGAAATCAGCGCGGTCATCAAAGCCATGCAGTGGCAGATGGACTTCCGTAAGCTGAAAAAAGGCGATGAGTTCTCGGTATTAATGTCCCGTGAAATGCTGGACGGCAAACGCGAACAAAGCCAACTGCTGGGCGTGCGTCTGCGTTCAGAAGGGAAAGATTATTACGCCATTCGTGCCGAAGACGGGAAATTCTACGACCGTAACGGTACCGGGCTGGCGAAGGGCTTTATGCGCTTCCCGACCTCCAAACAGTTCCGCGTATCCTCGAACTTCAATCCTCGTCGTTTAAACCCGGTTACCGGGCGCGTGGCGCCGCATAAGGGCGTCGACTTCGCCATGCCGCAGGGCACGCCGGTGCTGTCCGTCGGTGATGGGGAAGTGGTGGTCGCGAAACGGAGCGGGGCGGCAGGCTATTATGTGGCTATTCGTCATGGCCGCACCTATACCACCCGCTATATGCACTTACGTAAGCTGCTGGTTAAAGAAGGTCAAAAAGTGAAACGCGGCGACCGCATTGCGCTCTCCGGTAACACTGGCCGCTCCACTGGCCCGCACCTGCATTATGAAGTGTGGATCAACCAGCAGGCTGTAAACCCGCTGACGGCGAAACTGCCACGTACCGAAGGGCTGACCGGTTCGGATCGTCGCGATTATCTCGCGCAGGTCAAAGAGGTTATACCGCAGCTCCGGTTCGATTAA
- the lpxM gene encoding lauroyl-Kdo(2)-lipid IV(A) myristoyltransferase (LpxM is lauroyl-Kdo(2)-lipid IV(A) myristoyltransferase, an enzyme characterized in Escherichia coli and involved in biosynthesis of the form of lipid A found in that species and some closely related species.), with translation METKKNNSEYLPEFEREFLHPRYWGAWLGVMAFAGVAMIPPAVRDPLLAKMGRLGGRLGKSARRRAQINLLYCFPELSDEQRETLIDEMFATAPQSMVLMAELALRGPEKVLPRIDWQGRDIIDEMHRNNEKVIFLVPHGWGVDIPAMLMAATGQPMAAMFHNQGNKVFDYVWNTVRRRFGGRLHARNDGIKPFIQSVRQGYWGYYLPDQDHGAEHSEFVDFFATYKATLPAIGRLMKVCRARVVPLFPVYDSTTHRLTIQVRPPMDDLMTADDTTIARRMNEEVENFVRPHPEQYTWILKLLKTRKPGEKEPYKRKELFPKK, from the coding sequence ATGGAAACGAAAAAAAATAACAGTGAATACCTGCCCGAATTCGAAAGGGAATTTTTACATCCGCGCTACTGGGGCGCATGGCTGGGCGTAATGGCCTTCGCAGGTGTGGCGATGATCCCGCCCGCCGTCCGCGATCCGTTACTGGCAAAAATGGGCCGTCTCGGCGGCAGACTGGGCAAAAGCGCCCGCCGTCGCGCGCAGATCAACCTGCTGTACTGCTTTCCGGAACTGAGTGACGAACAGCGAGAAACCCTTATTGATGAGATGTTCGCCACCGCGCCACAGTCGATGGTGCTGATGGCTGAGCTCGCATTACGCGGGCCGGAAAAAGTCCTGCCGCGTATTGACTGGCAGGGGCGTGACATCATTGATGAGATGCACCGTAACAACGAAAAAGTCATTTTCCTGGTCCCGCACGGCTGGGGCGTCGATATTCCGGCAATGCTGATGGCAGCCACCGGGCAGCCAATGGCCGCTATGTTCCACAATCAGGGCAATAAAGTTTTTGATTACGTGTGGAATACTGTGCGTCGCCGCTTTGGTGGACGACTGCATGCCCGTAACGATGGCATCAAACCTTTTATCCAGTCGGTGCGGCAGGGATACTGGGGCTACTATCTGCCCGATCAAGATCATGGCGCCGAGCACAGTGAATTCGTTGATTTCTTTGCGACGTACAAAGCGACGCTGCCTGCCATTGGCCGGCTGATGAAAGTGTGTCGCGCGCGGGTTGTGCCGCTGTTCCCGGTGTATGACAGCACCACACATCGACTGACCATTCAGGTGCGTCCGCCGATGGATGACCTGATGACCGCAGACGATACGACTATCGCCCGGCGGATGAACGAAGAAGTGGAAAATTTTGTGCGTCCGCATCCGGAGCAGTACACCTGGATCCTGAAACTGCTGAAAACGCGCAAACCAGGCGAGAAAGAGCCGTATAAGCGTAAAGAGCTTTTCCCGAAGAAATAG
- the pyk gene encoding pyruvate kinase: protein MSRRLRRTKIVTTLGPATDRDNNLEKIIAAGANVVRMNFSHGTAEDHKLRADKVREIAAKLGRHVAILGDLQGPKIRVSTFKEGKVFLNIGDKFLLDANLGKGEGDKERVGIDYKGLPADVVPGDILLLDDGRVQLKVLEVQGMKVFTEVTVGGPLSNNKGINKLGGGLSAEALTDKDKADIVTAAQIGVDYLAVSFPRCGEDLNYARRLARDAGCDAKIVAKVERAEAVCSQDAMDDVILASDVVMVARGDLGVEIGDPELVGIQKALIRRARQLNRAVITATQMMESMITNPMPTRAEVMDVANAVLDGTDAVMLSAETAAGQYPAETVAAMARVCLGAEKIPSINVSKHRLDIQFDNVEEAIAMSAMYAANHLKGVTAIISMTESGRTALMTSRISSGLPIFAMSRHERTLNLTALYRGVTPVYFDSSADGVVAANEAVNLLRDKGYLVSGDLVIVTQGDVMSTVGTTNTTRILTVE, encoded by the coding sequence ATGTCCAGAAGGCTTCGCAGAACCAAAATCGTTACCACCCTGGGTCCAGCCACCGATCGTGATAATAACCTCGAGAAAATTATCGCCGCGGGCGCCAACGTGGTGCGCATGAACTTCTCACACGGCACGGCAGAAGATCATAAATTGCGTGCCGATAAAGTGCGCGAGATTGCGGCAAAACTGGGACGTCATGTTGCTATTCTTGGCGATTTGCAGGGTCCGAAAATCCGTGTTTCCACCTTCAAAGAAGGCAAAGTTTTCCTCAATATCGGCGATAAATTCCTGCTTGATGCCAACCTTGGTAAAGGCGAAGGCGATAAAGAGCGCGTCGGTATCGACTATAAAGGCTTACCCGCTGACGTTGTGCCGGGCGATATTCTGCTGCTTGACGACGGTCGCGTGCAGTTAAAAGTCCTGGAAGTTCAGGGCATGAAAGTGTTCACCGAAGTGACCGTTGGCGGTCCGCTGTCGAACAACAAAGGCATCAATAAACTGGGCGGCGGCTTGTCTGCGGAAGCCCTGACCGATAAAGACAAAGCCGACATCGTGACCGCCGCGCAAATTGGCGTTGACTATCTGGCCGTCTCCTTCCCGCGCTGCGGCGAAGATCTGAATTATGCCCGTCGTCTCGCCCGTGATGCAGGTTGTGACGCGAAAATCGTCGCCAAAGTGGAACGTGCCGAAGCGGTATGCAGCCAGGACGCGATGGATGATGTGATCCTGGCCTCCGACGTGGTAATGGTTGCCCGTGGCGATCTTGGCGTTGAAATCGGCGACCCGGAACTGGTAGGCATTCAGAAAGCGCTGATCCGTCGCGCCCGTCAGCTGAACCGCGCGGTGATCACCGCCACCCAGATGATGGAATCGATGATCACGAACCCAATGCCGACCCGTGCGGAAGTGATGGACGTGGCTAACGCCGTGCTGGATGGCACCGATGCGGTGATGCTGTCAGCCGAAACGGCAGCCGGTCAGTATCCGGCAGAAACGGTGGCGGCAATGGCTCGTGTCTGCCTGGGTGCGGAGAAGATCCCCAGCATTAACGTCTCCAAGCACCGTCTGGATATTCAGTTTGATAACGTTGAAGAAGCGATTGCCATGTCGGCGATGTATGCCGCTAACCACCTGAAAGGCGTGACGGCAATCATTTCCATGACGGAATCCGGCCGGACGGCGTTAATGACGTCACGTATCTCTTCCGGGCTGCCGATTTTCGCCATGTCCCGTCATGAGCGTACGCTGAACCTGACCGCCCTGTACCGTGGCGTGACGCCGGTGTACTTCGACAGCAGCGCCGACGGCGTAGTCGCGGCGAATGAAGCGGTGAACCTGCTGCGGGATAAAGGCTATCTGGTTTCCGGCGATCTGGTGATTGTGACGCAGGGTGACGTGATGAGCACCGTGGGCACGACCAATACCACGCGTATTTTGACCGTCGAATAA